One window of Chlamydia sp. 04-14 genomic DNA carries:
- a CDS encoding glutamyl-tRNA reductase gives MVLGVVGISYREAALKEREAVINILKDFEANSLFSQRFFGGDGSFVLLLTCHRAEIYYFSKSNSNVQSELLSRISASGARPYCYQGLACFTHLFTVTSGMDSLISGETEIQGQVKRAYIRAKTERELPFALHFLFQKALKEGKDFRSQVSLSYPVVTIESVVEETLDLHGKSTKDKLLFIGYSDINRKIANGLSAKGYRNLIFCSRKNISMPYDTVARSQLSFREPYDVIFFGSSESAKDFSGLSLESLASIPSRVIFDFNVPRTFTLMERPKDIVCLDMDFISERVQKKLQFSKQCTNKEKPFLALAARKQWEVYEKKCSHISSSQVRASRPKLLIL, from the coding sequence ATGGTCTTAGGAGTTGTTGGAATTAGCTATCGAGAGGCTGCTTTAAAGGAAAGAGAAGCAGTTATTAATATCTTAAAGGATTTTGAAGCTAATTCGTTATTTTCTCAACGTTTTTTCGGTGGTGACGGATCTTTCGTTTTACTACTTACATGTCATAGAGCTGAAATTTACTATTTTTCTAAAAGCAATAGTAATGTTCAATCAGAGTTGCTTTCGCGAATTTCTGCTTCGGGAGCACGTCCCTATTGTTATCAAGGATTAGCATGTTTCACCCATTTATTTACTGTTACTAGTGGTATGGATAGCTTGATTTCTGGCGAGACTGAAATTCAGGGGCAGGTGAAACGTGCTTATATTAGGGCAAAAACAGAACGAGAATTACCTTTTGCTCTACATTTTCTATTCCAGAAGGCTTTAAAAGAAGGAAAGGATTTTCGTTCTCAAGTTTCTTTGTCTTATCCTGTTGTAACAATAGAGTCTGTAGTTGAGGAAACTCTAGACTTGCATGGTAAATCAACAAAAGACAAACTTTTATTCATCGGTTACTCCGATATTAATCGGAAGATCGCAAACGGGTTGAGTGCGAAAGGTTACCGAAATCTAATTTTTTGCTCTCGAAAAAATATTTCCATGCCCTACGATACAGTGGCTCGTAGTCAACTTTCTTTTAGGGAACCCTATGATGTCATTTTCTTTGGATCTTCGGAATCAGCTAAAGATTTTTCCGGATTGTCTTTAGAAAGTTTGGCAAGCATTCCAAGCCGTGTGATCTTTGATTTTAATGTTCCTCGTACTTTTACTTTAATGGAACGTCCAAAAGATATCGTATGTTTGGATATGGATTTTATTAGCGAGCGTGTGCAGAAGAAACTTCAATTTAGTAAGCAATGTACAAATAAAGAAAAACCATTTTTAGCTCTAGCAGCAAGAAAACAATGGGAAGTTTATGAAAAAAAGTGCTCACATATATCTTCGAGCCAGGTTCGAGCTTCTCGTCCTAAGCTGTTGATTCTTTAG
- a CDS encoding DNA topoisomerase IV subunit B, translating into MATYTEASVVSLASLEHIRLRAGMYIGRLGDGSQVEDGIYTLFKEVVDNAIDEFIMGHGKTISICADSTSITVRDHGRGIPLGKMIECISKINTGAKYTQDVFHFSVGLNGVGLKAVNALSETFTVRSIRKKKYHLATFCKGILQDSRQGSTKDPDGTEITFSPDPTIFINFSFNDEFLRKKIRRYTYLHPGLEIICNNEVFVSQQGLQDLFKEEIPEETLYPPIAFQNSELSFLFTHLEAHNERYFSFVNGQETIDGGTHLTAFKEAIVKGINEYFGKTFTSNDVRDGLVGCIAIKIASPIFESQTKNKLGNTQIRSGIIKDVKSAIIQELKKNKPYADLLLDKIKLNEKTRKNIQFIKQDLKDKQKKLHYKIPKLRDCKFHYNERSLYGEASSIFVTEGESASASILSSRNPLTQAVFSLRGKPMNVFSLEEEKMYKNDELFYLATALGITKNSTQHLRYNKIILATDADVDGMHIRNLLITFFLKTFLPIVENHHLFILETPLFKVRYKDTTLYCYSDQEKIQAIQKLGKKEANLEVTRFKGLGEISPKEFKTFIGADMRLTPVTISSLDSLDTLLQFYMGKNTKERKQFIMDNLITNL; encoded by the coding sequence ATGGCAACATATACTGAAGCTAGTGTTGTTTCTCTAGCCTCTTTAGAACACATCCGCCTACGTGCGGGTATGTATATAGGCAGATTAGGGGACGGTTCTCAAGTTGAAGATGGGATCTACACTTTATTTAAAGAAGTTGTAGATAATGCGATTGATGAATTTATCATGGGACATGGGAAAACCATTTCCATTTGTGCTGATTCCACTAGTATAACTGTGCGTGATCATGGTCGAGGAATTCCTTTAGGAAAAATGATCGAATGCATCTCTAAAATCAACACAGGAGCAAAGTATACTCAAGATGTTTTCCATTTTTCTGTAGGATTAAATGGTGTTGGGCTAAAAGCTGTGAATGCCCTTTCAGAGACATTTACAGTGCGCTCTATACGTAAAAAAAAATATCATCTCGCAACATTTTGCAAAGGCATTTTACAAGATTCTCGCCAGGGATCTACAAAAGATCCTGATGGAACAGAAATCACCTTTTCTCCAGATCCAACCATCTTTATCAATTTCTCTTTCAATGATGAGTTCTTAAGAAAGAAAATTCGACGTTATACCTATCTACATCCCGGCCTTGAAATAATTTGTAATAATGAAGTTTTTGTATCACAACAAGGCCTTCAAGACCTATTTAAAGAAGAAATTCCTGAAGAAACTCTCTATCCTCCTATAGCATTTCAAAATTCTGAATTATCCTTTCTATTTACTCATTTAGAAGCACATAATGAACGTTATTTCTCCTTCGTTAATGGTCAGGAAACTATAGATGGCGGAACACATCTAACAGCCTTCAAAGAGGCTATTGTTAAGGGAATTAATGAGTATTTTGGAAAGACATTTACAAGTAATGATGTCCGTGATGGTCTAGTAGGATGCATTGCAATAAAAATTGCTTCACCGATTTTTGAATCTCAAACAAAAAATAAGCTTGGAAATACGCAAATTCGCTCAGGAATAATTAAGGATGTTAAAAGTGCTATTATTCAAGAGCTCAAAAAAAATAAACCTTATGCAGACCTTCTTCTCGATAAGATTAAGCTGAATGAGAAAACTCGTAAAAATATTCAATTCATCAAGCAAGATCTTAAAGACAAGCAAAAGAAGCTTCATTATAAAATTCCAAAACTTCGTGATTGTAAGTTTCACTATAATGAACGTTCCCTTTATGGCGAGGCTTCCTCTATTTTCGTAACAGAAGGAGAGTCTGCTTCGGCTTCTATTTTATCTTCAAGAAATCCACTAACACAGGCTGTGTTTTCACTTCGAGGAAAACCTATGAACGTTTTTTCTTTGGAAGAAGAAAAAATGTATAAAAATGATGAACTATTTTATCTGGCCACCGCATTAGGAATTACGAAAAATAGTACGCAACATTTGCGTTATAATAAAATTATCCTCGCTACCGATGCTGATGTGGACGGAATGCATATTCGCAATTTACTCATTACATTCTTCTTAAAAACCTTCTTACCGATTGTTGAAAACCATCATCTATTTATCTTAGAAACACCTCTATTTAAGGTGCGTTACAAAGATACAACTCTATATTGCTATTCAGATCAGGAAAAAATACAGGCAATACAAAAACTAGGAAAAAAGGAAGCTAATTTAGAAGTAACAAGATTTAAAGGTTTAGGGGAAATTTCTCCTAAAGAATTTAAGACTTTTATTGGCGCGGATATGCGCCTAACTCCTGTAACAATTAGTTCGTTAGACTCTTTAGATACCCTTTTACAATTTTACATGGGGAAAAACACTAAAGAACGAAAACAGTTTATTATGGATAACCTTATTACCAACTTGTAG
- a CDS encoding DNA gyrase subunit A: MHDVSDLFKTHFMHYASYVILERAIPHILDGLKPVQRRLLWTLFRMDDGKMHKVANIAGRTMALHPHGDAPIVEALVILANKGYLIDMQGNFGNPLTGDPHAAARYIEARLSPLAKEILFNTDLMSFHDSYDGREKEPDILPAKLPLLLLHGVEGIAVGMTTKIFPHNLCELIEAQIAILNNRSFNLFPDFYSGGVMDASEYQDGLGSIMIRASIQTVDQKTLIIKEICPSTTTETLIRSIENAAKRGVIKIDSIQDFSTDQPHIEIKLPKGVYAKDILEPLFQHTECQVVLTSKPTAIYNNKPVETSVSEILRLHTEVLEGYLQKELQILHDELSQEHYYKSLEYIFIKHRLYDIVRENLSKLGNKVSQEDLHEAVLNSLAPFLSSLPEIPSKQATGQLASLAIKKILCFNESNYTKDLAAIEKKQTAVEKDLSNMKKFTIKYLKGLLAKYGELGKRKTEVLSFSKQKKSVLKQQTLV, encoded by the coding sequence ATGCATGATGTTTCAGATCTTTTTAAAACGCATTTTATGCACTATGCATCTTATGTGATTTTAGAAAGAGCCATTCCCCATATTCTTGACGGCCTTAAACCCGTACAACGACGTCTCCTTTGGACTCTATTTCGTATGGACGATGGCAAAATGCACAAGGTTGCCAATATTGCTGGGCGCACTATGGCATTACATCCCCACGGAGATGCTCCAATTGTTGAAGCTCTTGTCATTTTAGCAAATAAGGGTTATCTGATCGATATGCAGGGAAATTTTGGAAATCCTCTAACGGGAGATCCTCACGCTGCTGCACGTTATATCGAAGCCCGCCTTAGTCCTCTAGCTAAAGAGATTCTATTTAATACAGATTTAATGTCTTTTCATGATTCCTATGATGGAAGAGAAAAAGAGCCTGATATTCTTCCTGCAAAGCTTCCCCTGCTTTTACTCCATGGTGTTGAGGGAATTGCTGTAGGCATGACAACGAAAATCTTCCCACATAATCTCTGCGAACTTATAGAAGCACAAATTGCCATTTTGAATAATCGTTCATTTAATCTGTTTCCTGATTTCTATTCGGGAGGCGTTATGGACGCCTCAGAATATCAAGATGGATTAGGTTCTATAATGATTCGTGCTTCTATTCAAACCGTGGATCAAAAAACTCTAATCATAAAAGAAATTTGCCCTTCAACAACAACAGAGACATTAATTCGCTCTATAGAAAATGCTGCAAAACGCGGTGTAATTAAAATTGATTCAATTCAAGATTTCTCAACGGACCAACCTCATATAGAAATAAAACTCCCCAAAGGAGTTTATGCTAAAGATATCCTTGAGCCCCTATTTCAACACACTGAATGCCAGGTTGTCCTTACATCAAAACCTACAGCTATCTATAATAATAAACCTGTAGAAACATCTGTTTCTGAAATCCTAAGACTCCATACAGAAGTTCTCGAAGGGTATTTACAAAAAGAGCTCCAAATACTTCATGATGAACTCTCTCAAGAACATTACTACAAGTCTTTAGAATACATTTTCATTAAGCATCGTCTCTATGACATAGTTAGAGAAAACCTCTCTAAATTAGGGAATAAAGTCTCTCAGGAAGATCTCCACGAAGCTGTTTTAAATTCTTTAGCACCTTTCCTTTCTAGCTTACCTGAGATTCCAAGTAAGCAAGCCACGGGACAGCTTGCTTCATTAGCTATTAAGAAAATCCTCTGCTTTAATGAAAGTAACTATACTAAAGACCTTGCAGCAATAGAAAAAAAACAAACGGCTGTAGAAAAAGATCTGAGCAATATGAAGAAATTCACAATCAAATATCTCAAAGGTCTTTTAGCAAAATACGGCGAGCTTGGAAAAAGAAAAACAGAAGTTCTATCATTTTCTAAACAAAAGAAATCAGTTCTTAAACAACAAACTTTAGTATAA
- a CDS encoding RluA family pseudouridine synthase, with product MKSNNSLTFIVNETNRDRLDKFLVSQNSEYSRAFYQQHILDKRVTVNEQIQTKVSTQLVSGDSVSIVIEEKEELLELIPEAIPLNKVYEDEMILVINKPRDMVVHPAPGHTKGTVVHALLHEIGERLKQEFPEEPWRPGIIHRLDKDTSGLLMTAKTRQAKKIYSELFATKQLKKSYLAICIGKPTVAKIQTKLARHHSKRKEMAVSPIGKEAVTHCEVLAYNEKLSLVLLHPETGRTHQLRVHMKYLNTPILGDPVYGSPSKNAGYGLDKQQLHAYSLDFIHPQTRKHLNLTTKLPRDMKILIIKEFHNSKTVINKQLFESIIK from the coding sequence ATGAAATCAAATAACTCTCTTACTTTTATTGTTAATGAAACTAATCGCGATCGATTAGATAAATTCTTGGTTTCTCAAAATTCAGAATATTCTCGTGCTTTTTATCAACAACATATTTTAGATAAACGCGTTACAGTTAATGAGCAGATACAAACGAAAGTCTCGACACAATTAGTTTCGGGAGATTCTGTTTCTATTGTAATCGAAGAGAAAGAAGAACTTTTAGAGCTGATTCCTGAAGCTATACCTCTCAATAAGGTATACGAAGATGAGATGATTCTCGTTATAAATAAACCTAGAGATATGGTGGTTCATCCTGCTCCAGGACATACTAAAGGGACAGTTGTTCATGCCTTGCTTCATGAAATAGGCGAACGCCTTAAACAAGAGTTTCCTGAGGAACCTTGGAGACCCGGGATTATCCATCGATTAGATAAAGATACCTCAGGGTTATTAATGACAGCGAAAACCCGACAAGCGAAGAAAATTTATAGCGAGCTATTTGCAACTAAGCAGCTGAAAAAGAGCTATTTAGCTATTTGTATAGGGAAACCAACCGTTGCTAAAATCCAAACAAAACTGGCCAGACACCACAGTAAGCGCAAAGAAATGGCTGTCTCTCCCATAGGGAAAGAAGCCGTTACTCACTGTGAGGTACTCGCTTATAATGAAAAATTAAGTTTAGTACTCCTACATCCAGAAACAGGACGGACTCACCAACTTAGGGTTCATATGAAGTATCTAAATACCCCAATCTTAGGCGACCCTGTCTATGGATCACCCTCTAAAAACGCCGGTTATGGTCTTGACAAACAACAATTGCACGCCTATAGCTTGGATTTTATCCACCCGCAGACACGTAAACATCTAAACCTAACAACAAAACTGCCCCGAGATATGAAGATCTTGATAATAAAAGAATTTCATAATAGTAAAACTGTTATCAACAAACAATTATTTGAATCAATTATAAAATAA
- a CDS encoding KH domain-containing protein, producing the protein MKDFLAYIIKNLVDRPEEVHIKEVQGTHTIIYELTVAKPDIGKIIGKEGRTIKAIRTLLVSVASRNNVKVSLEIMEDK; encoded by the coding sequence ATGAAAGACTTTTTAGCTTATATTATCAAAAACCTTGTAGATCGCCCTGAGGAAGTGCACATCAAAGAAGTTCAAGGCACCCACACGATTATCTACGAATTAACAGTTGCGAAGCCCGATATTGGTAAAATTATCGGAAAAGAGGGGCGCACAATTAAAGCTATTCGCACCCTACTTGTCTCTGTAGCTAGCAGAAACAATGTAAAAGTTAGCTTAGAAATTATGGAAGATAAATAG
- the kdsA gene encoding 3-deoxy-8-phosphooctulonate synthase — protein sequence MFSDKMILIAGPCVIEEEETTLEIASKIQELVTPYADRIHWIFKSSYDKANRSSINSYRGPGISEGLSILAKVKETFGVQILTDVHSPEEARAAAEVCDILQIPAFLCRQTDLLVSAAQTNAIINIKKGQFLSPWDMQGPVDKVLSTGNNKIILTERGCSFGYNNLVSDMRSIPVLSDMGFPVVFDGTHSVQLPGGLKTHSGGQTEFIPTLTRAALAAGAHGLFIETHSNPTIAKSDAASMLSLKTFEALLPIWDQLYTCVRSFEMAPV from the coding sequence ATGTTCTCAGATAAGATGATCCTTATTGCCGGTCCTTGTGTGATAGAGGAAGAAGAAACTACGTTAGAAATAGCTTCAAAAATTCAAGAATTAGTTACTCCTTATGCTGACCGTATTCATTGGATCTTTAAAAGTAGTTACGATAAGGCAAACCGTTCTTCTATAAATTCTTATCGAGGTCCAGGAATAAGCGAGGGTTTAAGTATCCTAGCTAAAGTTAAAGAAACCTTCGGCGTGCAAATTCTTACAGATGTACATTCTCCTGAAGAAGCTCGTGCAGCAGCAGAAGTCTGTGATATTCTTCAAATTCCTGCATTTTTATGTCGTCAAACCGACCTTCTCGTCTCTGCTGCACAGACAAATGCTATCATCAATATTAAAAAAGGCCAGTTTCTTTCCCCTTGGGATATGCAAGGTCCTGTAGATAAGGTTCTCTCTACTGGGAACAATAAGATTATTTTAACTGAAAGAGGCTGCTCTTTTGGCTACAATAATCTTGTTTCAGACATGCGCTCTATTCCTGTACTTTCGGATATGGGTTTTCCTGTAGTTTTTGATGGGACGCATTCCGTTCAACTTCCTGGGGGATTAAAAACCCATAGCGGCGGGCAAACAGAGTTTATCCCCACATTAACGCGAGCTGCTCTAGCTGCAGGAGCCCATGGTTTATTCATAGAAACACATTCTAATCCAACTATAGCGAAAAGCGATGCGGCTTCTATGTTGTCTTTAAAAACCTTCGAAGCCCTTCTTCCAATATGGGATCAACTCTATACTTGTGTACGTTCATTTGAGATGGCCCCAGTATGA
- a CDS encoding DUF1137 domain-containing protein, which produces MTKFLFYGLLCSLGIFGIACTTIIAIIKVDSICDVSCMNKHFEKAPPFLKIKKLGIHKQIASPERQFFNCHVDKSCMELHFSDANYACKEALSKLSGHIHTQDLDKLMTFQGNGGLLNYQDCSLNIYDCRFHVDPIHPDPDAPEERAVGGMKTLSLSLLRK; this is translated from the coding sequence ATGACCAAATTCTTATTCTACGGCTTGTTGTGTTCCTTAGGGATATTCGGTATTGCCTGCACAACAATTATTGCTATAATCAAAGTAGATAGCATTTGTGATGTGTCTTGTATGAACAAGCATTTTGAAAAGGCCCCCCCTTTTCTAAAAATTAAAAAACTCGGAATACATAAGCAAATTGCTTCTCCTGAACGGCAGTTTTTTAACTGCCATGTAGATAAATCCTGTATGGAGCTTCATTTCTCTGATGCAAATTATGCATGTAAGGAAGCTTTATCCAAGCTTTCAGGGCATATCCATACTCAAGATTTAGACAAGCTTATGACATTTCAAGGCAATGGCGGTTTGCTAAACTATCAAGATTGCTCTTTAAATATTTATGATTGTCGCTTTCATGTAGATCCTATCCATCCTGATCCCGATGCTCCTGAAGAACGTGCTGTGGGAGGCATGAAAACCTTATCCCTATCTTTATTGAGAAAGTGA
- the lptB gene encoding LPS export ABC transporter ATP-binding protein gives MPILSVCNLVKKYNKKPVTNDVSFEVNAGEVVGLLGPNGAGKTTAFYLTVGLIRPDSGKIIFKNTDVTKRTMDHRARLGIGYLAQEPTVFKDLTVKENLICILEIIYKARKQQSHLLDTLIDDLQLASCINKKAGTLSGGERRRLEIACVLALNPSVLLLDEPFANVDPLVIQNVKYLIKILSSRGIGILITDHNAKELLSIADRCYLIIDGKIFFEGSSSQMIANPMVKQHYLGDSFSY, from the coding sequence ATGCCGATACTTTCTGTTTGTAACTTAGTAAAAAAGTATAACAAAAAGCCTGTCACCAACGATGTCTCTTTTGAGGTAAATGCAGGAGAGGTTGTTGGACTTTTAGGCCCTAACGGTGCAGGAAAAACAACAGCTTTCTATCTTACAGTAGGATTAATCCGTCCTGACTCAGGAAAGATTATCTTTAAAAATACTGACGTTACTAAAAGAACAATGGATCACCGAGCAAGGTTAGGCATTGGCTATTTAGCTCAAGAGCCTACGGTATTCAAAGATCTCACAGTAAAAGAAAATCTCATTTGTATCTTGGAGATTATCTACAAGGCTAGAAAACAACAATCCCACCTTTTAGACACACTAATCGATGATCTGCAGCTAGCCTCATGCATTAATAAAAAAGCAGGAACACTATCCGGAGGAGAACGACGGAGATTGGAAATCGCTTGTGTGTTAGCTTTAAACCCCAGCGTTCTTCTACTTGATGAGCCTTTTGCCAACGTTGATCCCCTGGTTATTCAAAACGTCAAATACCTAATTAAAATTCTCTCTAGTCGTGGTATTGGTATTCTCATTACGGATCATAACGCTAAGGAATTACTTTCTATAGCTGATCGTTGCTATCTCATCATTGATGGAAAGATTTTCTTCGAAGGATCTTCCTCACAAATGATAGCCAATCCTATGGTAAAACAGCACTATCTTGGAGATTCCTTCTCTTATTAA
- a CDS encoding CT620/CT621 family type III secretion system effector, with amino-acid sequence MDIINSYSVSANYKKLPIAPCSESIQKRHQLLESIFHYERTEAERHIVQRLLCILDQQSDEKYRQLIEKLRKSEIEDRVVSKKSHTVAIHRKPLSDLHSPIAVVATTSAVGVSGSPRTEDPFYNGTKQQWANNLLKQIQTVVNAIVTAGSSSSSSTDLEALKKIQTEVNRLVDAGVNLTNKDFESLYALPTQIFTTVQRSTIFTGGQKTDFINQLAEKYGNATQLAQIFADGRVEGLKDVLGVVKTKLTDEEFTIFLGIQEELNQLQSSVKTYDQEKFDRIDAVGDQLADTISISALSRNDKIDLCAQISYLYKDQVAAVESFNTVIEATIFVNRHQEAIFAQVSSLVASLMGVFAPIDLGKVTSEISSAAIAGALQAVRAINSRFNDLTAEQQTLVNNAVKAISTFKGEEYIAAVWAYFVASTVLADKPTANLSEVGSAVAEAAKEIENTTSFTLAASIRSTMNKIQTASGTFIPTNNNSESYTIYSQSTGSSKVTINASLLNRGSVGFLPNITGAANREAESTARAYFKFKGLAEVETAKLQSKVEETQSQHKAFQDLKTELYKDQLFAQANELQTMALPSAVASVLIDRYMPKEVDFLNGIYAQLYYSNLGSSVGNAMIDAISEYVNAATYFNFASYVGQQPAVGQGGKDEFPGTADSARNKLETERQKAAAYLKSTQNAEKVLEEQVDKVTKDSKITNEQRTRIIDSLNNYRDNLNAISGSLVLLQNYLAPLGVDNGSINGTFKVTGGAEQWQARLEILEDALVSGLSGNAINGGMFPLQATIQSDQQSFADMGQNYQLELQMHLTSMQQEWTVVATSLQVLNQMYLSLARSLMG; translated from the coding sequence ATGGATATCATCAATAGTTATTCTGTTTCAGCAAATTATAAAAAATTGCCGATAGCACCTTGTTCAGAGTCGATACAAAAAAGACATCAGTTATTGGAGAGTATTTTTCATTATGAAAGAACTGAAGCTGAGCGTCATATTGTACAACGTCTCTTGTGTATTTTAGATCAACAATCTGATGAAAAATACCGACAGTTAATAGAGAAACTTCGTAAATCCGAAATAGAAGATCGGGTGGTGAGCAAGAAGAGCCATACTGTTGCTATTCATCGTAAACCCTTATCTGATTTACATTCGCCGATTGCAGTAGTGGCTACAACATCTGCTGTAGGAGTGAGTGGGAGTCCACGTACAGAAGACCCTTTCTACAATGGTACCAAACAACAGTGGGCAAATAACCTCCTGAAGCAGATCCAAACAGTTGTTAATGCAATTGTAACAGCAGGGAGTAGTTCTTCCTCGTCTACGGATTTAGAGGCTCTTAAAAAGATCCAAACAGAAGTAAATCGTTTAGTTGATGCTGGTGTAAACTTAACGAATAAGGATTTCGAGTCTTTATATGCTCTTCCTACACAGATTTTCACTACTGTTCAACGATCTACTATTTTTACAGGTGGTCAGAAAACAGATTTTATAAATCAGTTAGCAGAAAAATATGGCAACGCCACTCAATTGGCACAGATTTTTGCCGATGGCCGTGTTGAGGGACTGAAAGATGTTCTTGGTGTGGTTAAGACTAAGTTAACCGATGAAGAATTTACTATTTTCCTGGGTATTCAAGAAGAACTGAACCAATTACAATCTTCAGTGAAAACTTATGATCAAGAGAAATTTGATCGCATAGATGCAGTAGGAGATCAACTTGCGGATACTATTAGTATCTCTGCCTTATCAAGAAATGATAAAATCGATTTATGTGCTCAGATTTCTTATTTATATAAAGATCAAGTGGCTGCTGTAGAGTCTTTTAATACGGTTATTGAAGCAACAATTTTTGTGAACCGTCACCAAGAAGCTATTTTTGCTCAGGTATCCAGTTTAGTAGCCTCTCTAATGGGGGTATTTGCGCCTATTGACTTAGGAAAAGTAACTTCTGAGATTAGTAGTGCTGCGATTGCTGGAGCACTACAAGCTGTTAGAGCAATTAATTCTAGATTCAATGATCTAACAGCAGAACAACAAACATTAGTTAATAACGCTGTGAAGGCTATTTCAACCTTTAAAGGAGAGGAGTACATAGCTGCTGTCTGGGCTTATTTTGTTGCTTCGACTGTTCTTGCAGACAAACCAACAGCAAATCTTAGTGAGGTCGGGTCTGCAGTTGCTGAAGCTGCCAAGGAGATAGAAAACACAACATCATTTACGCTAGCTGCATCTATTAGATCCACTATGAACAAAATTCAAACGGCAAGTGGGACATTTATTCCCACTAATAATAATAGTGAAAGTTATACGATCTACTCACAAAGTACAGGCTCTAGTAAAGTAACTATTAATGCTAGTCTTTTAAATCGCGGTAGTGTGGGTTTTTTGCCGAATATAACTGGAGCAGCAAATAGAGAAGCCGAATCGACTGCTAGAGCATATTTTAAATTTAAAGGTTTAGCTGAAGTAGAAACAGCGAAATTGCAATCTAAGGTGGAAGAGACTCAGAGTCAGCATAAAGCTTTTCAAGATCTAAAAACTGAGCTTTATAAAGATCAGCTATTTGCTCAAGCTAATGAGTTGCAAACCATGGCCTTGCCCTCGGCTGTAGCTTCCGTATTAATCGATCGTTATATGCCTAAGGAAGTGGATTTTCTAAATGGCATCTATGCTCAACTTTATTATAGCAATTTAGGCTCATCGGTTGGCAATGCTATGATAGATGCTATTTCAGAATATGTTAATGCTGCTACCTATTTCAATTTCGCTAGTTATGTTGGCCAACAGCCTGCTGTGGGACAAGGGGGGAAGGATGAGTTTCCTGGTACAGCAGATAGTGCTCGAAATAAATTAGAGACAGAACGTCAAAAGGCTGCTGCGTATCTTAAAAGTACACAGAATGCAGAAAAAGTTTTAGAAGAACAAGTGGACAAAGTTACTAAGGATTCGAAAATCACTAATGAGCAACGGACTCGTATTATCGATTCCTTAAATAACTATAGAGATAATCTGAATGCTATATCGGGATCTCTGGTGCTTTTGCAAAACTATTTAGCTCCTCTAGGCGTGGATAATGGTTCTATTAATGGGACTTTTAAGGTCACTGGAGGTGCGGAACAGTGGCAAGCACGATTAGAGATCTTAGAGGATGCCTTAGTATCGGGATTATCGGGTAATGCCATCAATGGGGGTATGTTCCCATTGCAGGCAACTATACAATCTGATCAGCAATCTTTTGCTGATATGGGTCAAAACTATCAGTTAGAATTACAAATGCATCTAACATCTATGCAACAAGAATGGACGGTTGTTGCGACTTCTTTACAAGTATTAAACCAAATGTATTTGAGTTTGGCTAGAAGCTTGATGGGATAG